A stretch of the Capsicum annuum cultivar UCD-10X-F1 chromosome 8, UCD10Xv1.1, whole genome shotgun sequence genome encodes the following:
- the LOC107839232 gene encoding uncharacterized protein LOC107839232, with product MSLENEDGSATNSVSEIGDEVPKHPKVSYTREFLLSLSQLEVCQKLPTGFDQLILSELEDTSRGIQDRPKIPGSFPSQSFRRNDYSSSPPTRGDSDGNSRGIYGRWESRSSGRSDRDSDSQSDKDSEPGRRYGNQARRTWQSSEHDGLLGSGSFPRPSAYASGMAATKVRANDNYQLNRSNEPYHPPRPYKAVPHSRRNTDACNDETFGSIESASEDRVEEEKRRRASFELMRKEQQKALQEKQKPNAEKHTAEYDSEISALLEDDKKDRGLLEKNTKVDIMASQPITNTDSGKSSFSSQNIPSRPLVPPGFKTTVTDKTFGSTTVNHSFLTEMGKPEAEEILLEAKADTLNGIHPSLERQSSREISSSDQLEHKSLHAPVLKKNDQIVNLSVGSDDSDRKHSMGDHSRQTSSIEGHEALNESSILELSTQNSGGKFVKESNNNNSTSILDKIFGSAIANLTDSVAPVMNEDSKPSDALDSKAVQSSKFAHWFFEEERKQEDDPSSSKPGDLLALIVGGDKNRTQPFEANASDQLPSELSYHSPDLTSKFVSNLPSSPLGGPETVYKPSKREATPTILTCEDLELTMLSEFNEKKSNSQPQDWINNHTKPKEPVVVDSQASQHLLSLLQKGPDHGNVAQKSNAGIESLEAHGDINLQDRSKKEDNKDTLTLESLFGTAFMTELQSAQAPVSVQRISVGSGLDVSLEAQKSYLPGSDDPLSSSIIDDIKLRGKENIVLPSNCRDHTKLDKAENWLGFNDPLYEVNSLKRQTEAVSRNGDYRAGEFHLPEGEGLFNVGDPLVPQVSTFMPTGNMSKGDLVTVNSVGGDQRSLVGPGTLPFPRVSHDQIESEMLFHHLHGQPSSSQFHPLQMNQGKPLLHPLDSRPAHLNSQSLAGPEGLIRHDALPGHQFAGNMMRPPFHHPNARVTGFDLPAHHPMLQQMQMSGPHPAHLLHDRLSGGPVPSHSSNQAAGFVHEVNPMQGFPFKPHQVNVNGLGMQMPGQDINNRNNHPDALQRFIEMELRASKQIPPFPAGRGQGMYGHELGMGLRHR from the exons ATGAGCTTGGAGAATGAAGATGGAAGCGCCACCAATAGCGTCTCTGAAATTGGTGATGAAGTTCCCAA GCATCCAAAAGTATCATATACAAGAGAGTTTCTTTTGTCACTCAGTCAACTGGAGGTTTGCCAGAAGCTACCAACTGGATTTGATCAGTTGATTCTCAG TGAGCTTGAGGACACCTCACGTGGCATACAGGACCGCCCAAAAATACCTGGAAGCTTTCCATCTCAAAGTTTCAGACGTAATGATTATAGTTCATCTCCACCTACTCGTGGGGATTCTGATGGCAATTCCAGAGGCATTTATGGAAGATGGGAAAGCCGTTCCTCAGGGCGTAGTGATCGAGATAGTGATTCACAATCAGATAAAGATTCAG AACCTGGTAGACGCTATGGTAATCAAGCCCGGCGCACTTGGCAGAGTTCTGAGCATGATGGGCTTCTTGGAAGTGGTTCATTTCCAAGGCCATCTGCATATGCATCTGGGATGGCTGCAACCAAGGTCCGAGCAAATGATAACTATCAACTTAACAGGAGCAATGAACCATACCATCCTCCTCGCCCCTATAAG GCAGTACCTCATTCTCGTAGAAACACTGATGCATGCAACGATGAGACCTTTGGTTCAATTGAGTCTGCAAGTGAGGACAGAGTGGAAGAGGAAAAGAGGAGAAGAG CTTCTTTTGAGTTGATGAGGAAGGAACAGCAGAAGGCTCTTCAAGAGAAGCAGAAACCCAATGCAGAGAAGCACACAGCTGAATATGACTCAGAAATCTCGGCACTGCTTGAAGATGATAAAAAAGATCGGGGGCTTCTGGAGAAGAATACTAAAGTAGATATTATGGCCAGCCAGCCTATCACAAACACTGATTCtggaaaatcatctttctctTCGCAAAATATTCCATCTAGACCACTTGTGCCGCCGGGGTTTAAGACCACTGTTACGGATAAGACTTTTGGCTCAACAACGGTGAACCATTCATTTTTGACAGAG ATGGGAAAGCCTGAAGCTGAAGAAATTCTATTGGAAGCCAAAGCTGACACTCTAAATGGTATCCATCCGAGCTTAGAAAGGCAAAGCTCCCGAGAAATTAGTTCAAGTGATCAACTTGAACACAAGAGTTTGCATGCTCCAGTTCTGAAGAAGAATGACCAAATTGTGAACTTGTCAGTGGGTTCAGATGATTCCGATAGGAAACATAGCATGGGAGATCATTCACGCCAGACTTCAAGTATAGAGGGACATGAAGCTTTGAACGAGTCTTCAATTTTGGAACTCAGTACCCAGAATTCAGGGGGCAAATTTGTCAAGGAGTCCAATAACAACAATTCAACTTCCATCCTGGATAAGATTTTTGGAAGTGCCATTGCAAATCTCACCGACTCTGTTGCTCCAGTTATG AATGAAGATAGTAAACCCAGTGACGCATTAGACTCCAAGGCCGTTCAATCATCGAAATTTGCTCATTGGTTTTTCGAAGAAG AGAGGAAGCAGGAAGATGATCCTTCATCAAGTAAGCCTGGTGATTTGCTTGCATTAATTGTTGGTGGTGATAAAAACAGAACACAACCTTTTGAGGCTAATGCTTCAGATCAATTACCATCAGAATTATCCTATCATAGTCCTGATCTTACAAGTAAGTTTGTCTCCAATTTACCTTCTTCACCGCTTGGGGGGCCTGAGACTGTGTACAAGCCCAGTAAAAGGGAGGCTACACCCACGATTCTTACTTGTGAAGACCTTGAGCTTACAATGTTGTCAGAGTTCAACGAAAAGAAGTCTAATTCACAGCCACAAGACTGGATTAATAATCACACGAAGCCTAAAGAACCTGTAGTTGTGGATAGCCAGGCATCTCAACACCTCCTCTCATTATTACAAAAAGGGCCAGATCATGGAAATGTGGCTCAGAAGTCCAATGCTGGTATTGAATCCTTGGAGGCACATGGTGATATCAACTTGCAGGACAGATCCAAGAAGGAAGATAACAAGGACACACTCACACTTGAATCGCTTTTTGGAACTGCTTTTATGACGGAATTACAATCTGCACAAGCTCCAGTTTCAGTTCAGAGGATTTCAGTTGGCTCTGGACTAGATGTTTCTTTGGAAGCTCAAAAGTCGTACTTGCCTGGTTCTGATGATCCCCTTTCTTCTTCGATAATTGATGATATTAAACTCAGAGGGAAGGAGAATATCGTCTTACCTTCAAATTGTAGAGATCACACAAAGCTGGATAAGGCAGAAAACTGGTTGGGATTCAATGATCCTCTGTATGAAGTAAACTCCTTAAAGCGCCAGACTGAAGCGGTCTCCAGAAATGGGGATTATCGGGCTGGCGAATTTCATCTACCTGAAGGAGAGGGCTTATTTAATGTTGGTGATCCTTTGGTACCCCAGGTTTCAACATTTATGCCTACAGGAAATATGAGTAAAGGTGACCTGGTGACTGTTAATTCAGTTGGCGGTGATCAAAGATCTTTGGTGGGTCCTGGAACGCTGCCCTTTCCACGGGTTTCCCATGACCAGATAGAGTCTGAAATGCTGTTTCATCATCTTCATGGTCAACCTTCATCTTCTCAGTTTCATCCTTTGCAAATGAATCAAGGGAAGCCATTACTTCATCCATTGGATTCTCGTCCTGCTCATTTGAACTCTCAGAGTTTGGCTGGTCCAGAGGGCCTGATTCGACACGATGCTCTTCCAGGTCATCAATTTGCTGGAAACATGATGAGGCCTCCTTTTCACCACCCTAATGCTAGGGTGACAGGATTTGATCTTCCTGCTCATCATCCTATGCTGCAGCAGATGCAAATGTCTGGACCTCACCCCGCTCATCTGCTACATGACCGTCTAAGTGGAGGTCCAGTTCCTTCACATTCCAGTAATCAGGCAGCTGGCTTTGTGCATGAAGTTAACCCGATGCAAGGGTTCCCTTTTAAGCCTCATCAAGTCAATGTTAATGGGCTTGGGATGCAAATGCCAG GGCAAGATATCAACAACAGAAACAATCATCCCGATGCCCTGCAAAGGTTTATTGAGATGGAGCTTAGGGCTTCTAAGCAGATTCCCCCTTTTCCTGCCGGACGTGGACAGGGAATGTACGGTCACGAGCTTGGCATGGGATTGCGACATAGATAG
- the LOC124886658 gene encoding uncharacterized protein LOC124886658 produces MPENMWNADSVTGSNSSVVVQFNLVSQLPIKVVCSHNFSTQKAKISMLIRGHNLFGHLDGSSSAPSTTLTQYSRQVANPKYSICLHDQLARLSKDTRSVADYLHQVCSICNELATAGAIVTNDELVVKILSGLGSDFHDISAVIRARDSIISYDELYAKLIDYEIFLKHEELKKETSAVTAAMLCNKQSHTANGYRSQSHNHLEAKANFLSGNQAAENQWIVDSGATHHVTTEPTNFKEYHGSKGIDMGDGLENAGSTSLRGNRNGLYEWPNFTVNNSTVRVVTTAVPRQVWGEYKSLDPYLNSNGIEHLVSPPHTPQRVSIAEHRDQHIVETAKTLLHEASLSANFWSFACQHAAYLINRLPTQLLNNTSPYENNPNLLSLHIIQPPILSPTIVEKNVNSATWFYNTTNKFFPPLLFPPFPPTRSTTRSRNNIFCPKRPFNYLVQLPVVVAPHTFRQALKHPEWRLAMKDQFDALIRNQTWELVPRGPNKNVVDCKWIYRIRKKAEVKLNWYSLSGQVLITTALLAQLSSLRPFVLFFRL; encoded by the exons ATGCCTGAGAACATGTGGAATGCAGACTCAGTCACTGGCAGCAACTCTAGCGTTGTTGTTCAGTTTAATCTTGTGTCCCAATTGCCGATAAAGGTTGTTTGCAGCCATAATTTCTCCACACAGAAAGCCAAGATTTCGATGCTCATACGTGGGCACAATCTGTTCGGCCATCTTGATGGCTCTTCTTCTGCTCCTTCGACTACTCTCACACAATATAGCAGACAAGTGGCGAACCCGAAATATAGCATCTG CCTTCATGACCAGCTCGCACGCCTATCAAAAGACACACGTTCAGTAGCTGATTATCTCCATCAAGTGTGCTCTATCTGCAACGAGCTTGCCACCGCTGGCGCTATAGTCACCAATGATGAGTTGGTAGTGAAAATTCTAAGTGGTCTTGGGTCAGATTTTCATGACATTTCTGCTGTAATTCGAGCAAGAGATTCCATCATCTCGTATGATGAGTTGTATGCAAAACTAATTGACTATGAGATCTTTCTTAAACATGAGGAATTGAAGAAAGAAACTAGTGCAGTAACTGCTGCTATG TTATGCAACAAACAAAGTCATACTGCAAATGGTTACCGGTCACAGTCTCACAATCACTTAGAGGCAAAGGCAAATTTTCTTTCAGGTAATCAAGCTGCAGAAAATCAATGGATTGTCGACTCCGGTGCTACTCATCATGTGACAACAGAGCCTACCAATTTTAAAGAATATCATGGTTCAAAAGGCATAGATATGGGAGATG GACTTGAAAACGCGGGCTCAACTAGTCTCCGGGGGAATAGGAATGGACTCTATGAATGGCCCAATTTCACAGTGAATAATTCTACTGTTCGAGTTGTCACTACAGCGGTTCCTCGCCAAGTCTG GGGTGAATATAAGAGTCTTGATCCATATCTCAATTCAAATGGAATCGAACACCTTGTATCACCTCCTCATACACCTCAAAGAGTGTCCATAGCTGAGCATCGTGATCAGCACATTGTTGAAACTGCCAAAACGCTTTTACACGAGGCATCCCTATCAGCAAATTTTTGGTCGTTTGCTTGTCAACATGCAGCCTATCTCATTAATCGATTACCCACACAGCTCTTAAACAATACATCGCCATATGAAAA CAACCCCAATCTTTTGTCCCTTCACATAATACAACCCCCAATATTATCACCTACCATCGTCGAAAAAAATGTCAATTCTGCCACCTGGTTCTACAACACAACCAACAAGTTTTTCCCACCTCTTCTGTTCCCACCTTTTCCTCCAACTCGCTCAACCACGCGATCACGAAATAATATTTTCTGCCCCAAGAGACCATTCAATTATCTTGTCCAACTTCCTGTCGTTGTTGCTCCTCATACCTTCAGGCAGGCTCTAAAGCACCCAGAGTGGAGGTTAGCTATGAAAGATCAATTTGATGCGTTAATTCGAAATCAAACGTGGGAATTGGTTCCTCGGGGTCCTAATAAGAATGTTGTTGATTGTAAGTGGATATACAGGATCAGAAAGAAAGCTGAAGTAAAACTCAATTGGTATTCACTCAGCGGCCAGGTCTTGATTACCACTGCACTTTTAGCCCAGTTGTCAAGCCTACGACCATTCGTGTTGTTCTTTCGCTTGTAG
- the LOC107839231 gene encoding sphingoid long-chain bases kinase 2, mitochondrial isoform X2: MIGWVKSSLYFDQICESLTSGPSHAIDITREAIREGADAVIAVGGDGTLHEVVNGFFYGGKPVCNHDMNSSQSTALGIIPLGTGSDFARTLGWKNDPHDAIERIAKGVKSKIDVGCIAGEVGESHYFINVADIHLSAKAGYYASRYKKFGNLCYVIGALQAFFRHHNQDIRIKVGEGEWEVCSQVTALCIGNAKYFGGGMKITPNANPSSRDFEVVILQDFKWYDFILKLHKLYNGTHLSVKNVSSRRARSIEIEEIGSSGSIFVQSDGEFLGFLPRKFSILPGVIDLIC; this comes from the exons ATGATTGGTTGGGTTAAAAGTTCTCTCTATTTTGACCAGATATGTGAATCTTTAACTTCAGGTCCTTCTCATGCCATTGACATAACAAGAGAG GCTATCCGTGAAGGAGCTGATGCTGTAATTGCAGTCGGTGGTGATGGAACTCTTCACGAG GTTGTTAATGGCTTCTTCTACGGTGGAAAACCTGTTTGTAATCATGATATGAACTCCAGCCAGTCTACTGCTCTTGGC ATAATCCCCTTAGGTACTGGATCTGACTTTGCCAGGACACTTGGCTG GAAAAATGATCCTCATGACGCCATAGAACGCATTGCTAAAG GGGTGAAATCCAAAATTGATGTTGGATGCATAGCTGGAGAAGTTGGAGAGTCCCATTATTTCATCAATGTTGCTGATATTCATCT AAGTGCAAAAGCAGGTTATTATGCATCAAGGTACAAGAAATTTGGGAACTTATGTTATGTTATTGGTGCTTTGCAAGCTTTCTTTCGGCACCATAACCAAGATATAAGGATCAAG GTTGGTGAGGGTGAGTGGGAAGTATGTTCCCAAGTAACTGCTCTTTGCATTGGGAATGCAAAATATTTTGGTGGCGGAATGAAGATTACACCAAATGCCAACCCCTCAAGCAGGGATTTTGAG GTGGTCATTCTGCAGGACTTCAAGTGGTATGATTTCATTCTCAAACTACATAAGCTTTACAACGGGACACACTTATCAGTGAAAAATGTATCTTCGAGAAG GGCGCGCTCAATTGAAATTGAAGAGATTGGCAGCAGTGGGTCGATATTTGTTCAGTCTGATGGAGAATTTTTAGGATTTCTTCCTAGGAAGTTTTCTATACTACCTGgtgttattgatttgatttgttaa
- the LOC107839231 gene encoding sphingoid long-chain bases kinase 2, mitochondrial isoform X1, with protein MIIYQGLVGVTMARNPSLIRAEPPMASDLTSSDCTILRQGASLRRRELVFVVNPRGANGTTVQQWKKLLPYLRSRLGNECNICESLTSGPSHAIDITREAIREGADAVIAVGGDGTLHEVVNGFFYGGKPVCNHDMNSSQSTALGIIPLGTGSDFARTLGWKNDPHDAIERIAKGVKSKIDVGCIAGEVGESHYFINVADIHLSAKAGYYASRYKKFGNLCYVIGALQAFFRHHNQDIRIKVGEGEWEVCSQVTALCIGNAKYFGGGMKITPNANPSSRDFEVVILQDFKWYDFILKLHKLYNGTHLSVKNVSSRRARSIEIEEIGSSGSIFVQSDGEFLGFLPRKFSILPGVIDLIC; from the exons ATGATTATATATCAAGGTTTAGTAGGTGTTACAATGGCGAGAAATCCTTCTTTAATCAGAGCTGAACCGCCTATGGCTTCAGATCTCACTTCCTCCGACTGTACTATACTCCGCCAAGGCGCTTCCCTTCGCCGCCGTGAACTCGTCTTCGTCGTTAATCCCCGAG GAGCTAATGGAACAACGGTTCAGCAATGGAAGAAGCTACTTCCTTACCTCAGGTCTCGCCTGGGTAATGAATGTAAT ATATGTGAATCTTTAACTTCAGGTCCTTCTCATGCCATTGACATAACAAGAGAG GCTATCCGTGAAGGAGCTGATGCTGTAATTGCAGTCGGTGGTGATGGAACTCTTCACGAG GTTGTTAATGGCTTCTTCTACGGTGGAAAACCTGTTTGTAATCATGATATGAACTCCAGCCAGTCTACTGCTCTTGGC ATAATCCCCTTAGGTACTGGATCTGACTTTGCCAGGACACTTGGCTG GAAAAATGATCCTCATGACGCCATAGAACGCATTGCTAAAG GGGTGAAATCCAAAATTGATGTTGGATGCATAGCTGGAGAAGTTGGAGAGTCCCATTATTTCATCAATGTTGCTGATATTCATCT AAGTGCAAAAGCAGGTTATTATGCATCAAGGTACAAGAAATTTGGGAACTTATGTTATGTTATTGGTGCTTTGCAAGCTTTCTTTCGGCACCATAACCAAGATATAAGGATCAAG GTTGGTGAGGGTGAGTGGGAAGTATGTTCCCAAGTAACTGCTCTTTGCATTGGGAATGCAAAATATTTTGGTGGCGGAATGAAGATTACACCAAATGCCAACCCCTCAAGCAGGGATTTTGAG GTGGTCATTCTGCAGGACTTCAAGTGGTATGATTTCATTCTCAAACTACATAAGCTTTACAACGGGACACACTTATCAGTGAAAAATGTATCTTCGAGAAG GGCGCGCTCAATTGAAATTGAAGAGATTGGCAGCAGTGGGTCGATATTTGTTCAGTCTGATGGAGAATTTTTAGGATTTCTTCCTAGGAAGTTTTCTATACTACCTGgtgttattgatttgatttgttaa